The Mauremys mutica isolate MM-2020 ecotype Southern chromosome 1, ASM2049712v1, whole genome shotgun sequence genome has a segment encoding these proteins:
- the KCTD14 gene encoding BTB/POZ domain-containing protein KCTD14, producing MSISSEHRSLGKQVTSSLQTLSPIVELNIGGEVYTTTLSTLKKHPGSKLADMFTGQPKLRTDSEGRFFIDRPGTYFKYILEYLRSNQVPTQCIQDVYKEALFYDIEPLVKQLEDSPQIFGEVVARKQFLARVPNYSENIELMIRIARAEAVASRHSSVTVCVVRTEEDAAKCHNALNSLDMDKKSVVKFGPWKATPSISDLLDCIQMDIEAKGYKISFQPHVTEKGFRFKSYDFFYKFLFTWW from the exons ATGAGCATTTCATCAGAGCACCGATCCCTTGGGAAACAAGTCACGAGCAGTCTACAAACG CTGTCACCGATCGTGGAGTTAAACATTGGCGGGGAGGTGTACACAACAACACTAAGCACCCTGAAGAAACACCCTGGCTCCAAGCTGGCAGACATGTTTACTGGCCAGCCCAAGCTCAGGACTGACTCAGAGGGGAGGTTCTTCATTGACAGGCCAGGCACCTATTTTAAGTACATCTTGGAATACCTCCGCAGTAACCAGGTGCCCACCCAGTGCATCCAGGACGTGTATAAAGAGGCACTGTTCTATGACATCGAGCCTctggtcaagcagctggaggacTCCCCTCAGATTTTTGGGGAGGTGGTGGCAAGGAAGCAGTTTCTGGCCCGTGTGCCCAACTACAGCGAGAACATTGAGCTGATGATTCGCATCGCCCGGGCGGAGGCAGTAGCATCCCGTCACTCCAGCGTCACAGTGTGTGTGGTCAGGACCGAGGAGGATGCAGCCAAGTGTCACAACGCCCTGAACAGCTTGGACATGGATAAGAAATCGGTGGTGAAGTTCGGCCCCTGGAAGGCGACGCCGAGCATTTCTGACCTTTTGGATTGCATTCAAATGGACATTGAAGCCAAAGGATACAAGATTTCCTTCCAGCCCCACGTCACAGAGAAAGGCTTTCGGTTCAAATCCTACGACTTCTTCTACAAATTTCTGTTCACCTGGTGGTAG